taacgcgcgttcacagcttccgaatattcagtgcgaactgattggttgaatgtttgagtgctaagtaccatatttggaaacccctagctcttgttgttccaaatatggtacttagcaaattgaatattcagaagcttgtttcccagcacacaaggggccgttacacgtttcaacccttatgggtttctggtttaaCAAGTTaatcaatttgtaaatagcgtGATGGCTTCTGTGAGAAGAAACAAATTTTGCCATAACTGAGCAATTTTTGCGCGCTGATTGGCAAACTTCaccgataagagtacagacacaAGTTGTTACATAAAATGCTGAAAGTATCAAATTTGCCGGACTTAAACGTACctgtttgatttcagttttgcGAGGAAGTTGAGACGTTTACTgaagaattttcctattttcacCAAGCCATGAACAGGAGAatacgacaaaaattgaaacaaaaaaatttgagGGAAAAAGGACAAGCCAACCCCGATTGATTGAAATTGCTTCTTTCAATAAATCTCTCAAAGCTACATGGATCCAAAAACTCTGGACTCTGAAAACCATAGGAAATGGCAGCGACTCTTTGACTCAGAACTTAATCGAAATGAAGCGAAGAgatattaattaaaatatcTTAACAAAAAAGAAGTTAACAATTTAAAATATCAGACCCTTTTGTAAAAGTGATACTTCAAATTTGGTCAGACGTTTTTTAAGGAAACTATATTATCTGAAGAACACCTTTTGTCGTCCCCTTTGTGGAAAAACTCCCTGATAAGAATTCAGAATAAGCctgttatttaaattttattaagaATGGCTTCTTTAAGGTATCACACAAATTAAGCATTTAATGGATGAATCCTCCAATATCCTCTCCCATACCGCTTTTCAGAATAAATATAACTACTTGCAAGCCCGACCTTAGCCTTCTTTGAGATAATCTCAGCAGTAAATCATCTACGAAGGCAAAACACCTGAAACACCAAAACTCAATCCAATTATGAAAATTGCTTTGTAAAGTTTCTAAGgagtaaaaaaaataggaaaatgaaggaaagataccgaaaattcaaaaataaagtacaggagaataacggcaaaaattgaaacaaaaaaaattggaaaaaaagacatcccgaccccggccccgtgTTTTGTCTTCTAGCGAATAAAACTGGCGTCAATTTGTTAAATGTAAGCAAAGACGTCAGCAAAGACTCCCTAACGACGGGAGGACCTATGCTTTTCAAAGCAGCTTGGTGTTATCGATAAAAGCCTATAAAAACCTTTAGCTAGTGGTCTTTAGTGGTTGATTTTCACCATTAAACACTTAATTATCAAGGACAAAGACTACTAGTAACTTccgaatttttttattttagaatttCTCATCATTCTGTACATAGTAACAGGAGCAAAGGAATAAGGCGCTCTTGTGGCCTTCGGGCACATTATTTACACGCCTTACCAATATGATTTATAATACAACTTTTAACAGACGGTCAATACTAATTTAAATTCTAAGAATTAAGTACTTTAGGTAACGACCGCACAATAATAGTATTAAAGAGATGGCATTTTTGAGTAATTCTCTTGAAATTTACCTAAGCACTATACTAGAAGGCCTTCAATGTGCTGTAAAATgtctttgaaaataaaatattaataaataaGTCGATTATTACTCGACAATTTCAAGGCCTTTTTGTCTCATTATTTCGAATTCCACGAGAGTTATCAAAATACCAATTCCCCTAGCCACAAAACGGTTGCAAAAGCCGAAAATCTTTGACTTGTTATCGAGAACTATCGAGAACAACATAAACCTCTAAGATGGAGAATCGAAATTCTGTTACACTGGCAATAGCGTTActttgttaaaggggctaggtcacgcaattttaggcaattccagcactgatcgaatggtcatagaattaactaaaaatatcaaaataaccgtttaaaactataaaagatctctaacaaaacgcagggaagccaagaagggacatggatggacaaaactggagaagattgaaatggattggatttgggtaaatttgaaaaacgtcggcccaccgtttttcaaaattacatcaGTCTATATTAAAATGTCGTGtgcaaagctggaaaatcattctcagttgttatgtggccgtgattttgaaaatgaaagactcttgttctgccaatttgacatttagagctcataattaacaaaattaaacaaaattacctaaaatagcgtgacctagcccctttaatacaAAGTTCGATCGACGGAGTAGATAAAAACTCTAGCTTCCTTAATTTTTGGGACAGTACTTTCCAGTCTTCGGCATACTTCTCAGAGAAGAACAAGGATTTACATTAATTTGCCTAAGACGattcaaataatatttagcCCGTTAACTTTCACAATCAGACTACTTGAATCTCCAGGAACCATTACAAAGCTGTTTCCTATAGTGTTAAATGCCCCTTTAGAATGAACTCCTGCAGCGTGGCCATTCAAATGCTACTTAAACTGTGCCTGAAGGAGGCAAAATCCAATCTTAAGTGTTAAAGGGCTAAATATACGATCCGTCAAACTGTAAAGAAGGTCTGTAAGCTGCTATTAATACATGTTGAACCAACGTGCTGCGGCTCCGTCTGAATCTGtaacaaaatgattttttgaaatTAGGCTGAGAGATTTTTCGTGGACAACGTCTCATTGCTTTATTAATATTACAGATACTGACAGGTTACTCCGTTGCTAAGGTTACTCCGTCGTAGGAGTAAATTCAACAACTTGTAGATGATTTTCTATAGATAACTTAAGTTGAATTAGAAATTTGTAAGACTGAAAACTGTTAATAGCTTGGCGCAAAACTCAAATCTCAAGGCGACACGAGTCTTTTtagctgtattttcaaaactttaAGCATTTTGAAAGTTTCTGTGAACGAATTTTGTGTGCCTTATGCTTCTGAACAAAATACTGAAATCACGAGACGGCAAGGATAAAATGAGGGCCGGATACAGCCCTCATGGCCTTTGttgactttcttttcttttgcgccTAGCTTATTTTAGTTTCTGACCAGCATATTAAAAGATGAGTAATGCAATGTCCCTCTAAATGTTTTGTCGCAGGGGCGGAttcaggatttttcttaggaagGGGTGTACCACTATGGAATAGCATAGCTAACTGCTGacgtttttgctttcttttttcgcagaataccagttgtattagaaagccgctAGTCTTCGTCACTGGTGCCGCTTGTTTTCCTAGCAGTCTTGTAGACATATATATCTCCTTACTCATATGAggtaaacaacaacaataacaaaaaagatTCGTTCTTTGCGTTATAGGAATGCTaccgaaaataaaaaaaggaattcCAATTCCAAGGATTCGATTTCTTTCACATTTGtattgtaaaaaaataattccTTAAAAAGGCAAGTTTATGAAATACAATATTCAGGGCGAGCCTTGCGTAACGGAATTTAAAGCTAACATCGCTTTGTGAACATGCTTGCAACAACATTTGATGTCTGTAATAGCTGTTTCATAAACAAAGTAGAGAACAAACggacaaaagaaaatttaaggCGGTGTTCGTTCTAAGTGAGAAATAGAACATTTACCAAGAGGCAATTAATCACGAACTGGATAAATATCGCGCGCATTTTTCCAAAGGCTATTTAGGACCAAAAACGATCTTTCCTAGCTCTGGTTCACAGTCACATGACCAGTTTCCTAACACCAACATAGTGGCATCGAAACTCTGTAGAAAGTATAGAACCGATCGGCCTTTTATCTTTAAAGAACTGAGGAGACCCTGCGAGGTCCATGAATTAAGAAAGGAAAGCCGAGTGATTCAATTAAACGAAATATCGTATCTTTATTTTATCTATGTTAATCTTGAACGCTTTGTGTGCGAAAAACGTGATAAGAAGGAAATTAGTTACAACTTGTTTCAATAACTTAAAATTACCTTGGATACGTGGAATCAACTCCAGAAAGTAATAGAGTGTGATCGAAGTGTGAGCGTCTCGAACCCATCGATTGCCTGTGTTGAGTTTGCCCCGTTCGGAGAAGTGACTATCAATGACAGAAAGTGATCTGTTTTCAAATTGGTGCTTAGACAAATGAGGCTTTGAGTTCCGAAAGAAACTGTGGTCCTGCGCGGCGTTGGTGGGAAAGTGAAACTTTACAAAACGAATTGGAAAAGATAAATCAATCGCCGTAAGAAAGAGTTGTGAGATGATGTTTCGAGCCTTAGCCCATGGTCAGCGCTCCAAATTTTGATGTTTAGACAGTTAAGATCCGCTCGAAACTCCTAAAAAAGTCTTTCTATTTAAATTAAATATGTCGAGAAATCAGCGGCAGCTAATTACATACAGGCCGACTTGATTTGATATAGCACCACAAAGTGTTCTCTTACATGCAACCGtatcattctcgtcaccagagccccGGATCGAcccaagagaagagctctggggtcgagattgatgCAACCATGTGATGCTCCTGCGGGAGAGATAACAAACCAGTTTTTTGGCAACGGGGCGAAAGGACAAAAAAGCTCCCGGTAGGATTCGAACCCAAGACTTCCGTAACACAAGCCGGATGTTCTGCCCATTGAGAAACAAGAACTCCTGAAGAAACCAGTGGATTGTCTACGTtcttgacaaacaaacaaacgtgaCATTGTAGAGCCGCAGACCAGCGGGACACATTGTCTTTCAAGAACCTAGATAAGCGACCTACCGTAGCAGGCGCGCGTAACTCCGTAGAGCTCAACGAGTAAAGCATTCGTCCGGTGTTAAGGAGGTCGTAGGTTCCAATGCTGCCTAGGCTTTTGACTTTCGCCCGTCGCCAATGCAAGCAACTAGTTTACTCTCCCCATACATTTCTCCTCAACTGTAACATCACTTGCAGGTGTCAATGCAGGTAATAAACACCACTTCCCTTTTTCTCGTTAATCTTTTAGTCTTCAAGTCTTCAAGAATACATAAACCGATTAACATAACCCCCAAAATCACTGTAACGCCAACTGTATTGTTGTGAATGGGTAATGAAGGTTATTAGAGGGAAACTTCGTAATGTTTATCAAAATTTGGCTTGCATGTAATTAGCTGCGTTCCTGGACACAAAAGATTTGCGGGGTCTTTACATGAGACCAGGACGAACTGAGACCAgcatgagttcgtatcggcctccatacatttctttttatgcgtttacatgagaccggcctgACAATGAATTCAGACCGAtgtgacttcgtctcggttgctggaccgagacgagaaGTTCTCGTTCCAGTCTGAGTTCGTACCGGTCTCGTAAAtcacaacaaatctcagaccgggtccagaaatttcaagcctgtatgcttttgggtaAGCCATATATTTATCAGAcaaaacatatcatttcatcccgaaaccaggcaccaagaaatctcgtcccggtttcatgtaaacggctgCAAAATTTTCCTACCGATAGCaagttcataccggtctgagttcgtccaggtctcatgtaaatacccccttcGAGGCCTGTTCTGTCGGTTTTCTTTATTCTTTCTGGGGACATATACCGATTGGAAAGCACACTGTTTAATTATCAGGGTAATTTTAAACCACTGAAACAAGCGAAAAGCAAGAAATTAATATTAGTGTAATACATCCCGTCGCTGAGATGCCGCGACATCAAGTAAGAACTCTCTATTGGCCTCTATAATTTATTAAGAATAAGTTAAAATGAGTTAATCATGTCATGCATAAGTTCTAAGTGATTCTGACCATTGTGATTTGTAGCCGTGGGATATCCACCCATATCCCCCGGATTAAACTGTTGAGGTCGCATCATGCATTCATCAATAGTTTGTAAACCGTGTTCCATGGGAATCTCTCCAGAATCCATGTGGTTGAGCGGTGCTTGGTATTGAGGCTGGAACTGTGGTGGTGCCATTATTGGTCccatgtgattttgcaaatgttgaTATTGGGGTGGAAGAATTCCATAGGGAGGGGGCTGAGAGCCTGGTACTTGCGAAGGAGGAGAAAGGGAAGGAGGAAGGTCTAGGCTGTCTCTGTCTATACGTCGTTTATCTCTTGGATTTGATGCTGAAAACAAGAAGAGTTCACAATAATTGACAGATGCTTTCAAATGAAAGGAGCCAGCAGTGGCCacggaagggggagggggggggggaggggaaggctTGGTCTTTGTATATGTACAAGTAGCGTATATTACTAAGTCTTTGATCAAGCCAAAAACAACGCTGTACGAaaaagtgccccccccccccccgcggCCCTTAGCCAGAAAAGAGAAAAGCGGGCAAACGAGTTATAATCCTTTTCGCAAaagccacttcggaaaataccataatactctttgtttgtccccccaaattttgatcagcattgtttttgttttctcttgggaccattgtaagttaATTTCGGATTAAAATGAATGGTAACTCACTTTTTCCATCCTTGGTCTTCTTTAGACTTCTTTGTCTATTGCTTACTCTACAGCTAGCAGCCCCGTCTGATTCTGGATTATTTCTTCTCGCCAATTTTTTTATCTGTCAAAAAAGAGGATCACCGCAACGTGTGTAGTTTATGCAAGGAGACATCATTTCAATCCAATTCTTCATTGGTGACCAATATAGTAAACCACACCTTTTTTCTTGTAGGGACGCTCAGAAAGGCCATTAATTTCGATCGCTTGTAAATCATTTCGGAAGAGCAGCTGATAAAAACATTGGGACAGGTGGGGATGGGAAGGGATTTTTATCCTACCCTTTGCTATTTAAAACCTGTTGTCCTCTCCCTTTGAATGAACCATTTGTTGTCTTGCCCCAGCTCTCTGTTAGTCTTAATATACATATGCCAGAAGGCAGCGCAACCGATAATTCATCGCTTCTTGAAGAAAACGTGCCTGTTTTTCAGGCAATTTCACAGCAAGGGGACCTCAAGGGCACGTATTGTATAGTGCGGAAGTGAGGTCGAGGTCATTGATTAATGAGAGGAGGAAACGTCAGTAGTGTTTGAGTGTAAATCCTTTTAACTTAGCAGAAATCTCATTCAAATATGATTATCAAGCGAATTTTAACAAGAAATTACTTATTTAGTTACCTTCGCTCTTTGATTTTGAAACCAGACTTGAACTACGCGTACACTCAACCCTGTTTCTCTAGAAAGTTCTTCTCTAACCTATGATAAAAATAAGAGGTATACAtgaaaattatgtaaattgtgtaaatcAGGGATTCTAGGCACACTATCCTTACCTTTCGGCAAGGTTTGGAGCTAATTTCAAATGCGgatttaaatatttttctctGCTGACTGGTGAGTATCGTTCTGGGTCGCTTTGGTCCTTTTTTGTCGTCGCTTTCGTCATCAGCTATCACCGACGAGTCGTCAGAATCCGAGTTCTCAGCCTTctctattttagtttctttttcagttttaaaatTGTTGTTCACAACATCTGAAACGAAAGAAATACAGATGGtatcaagagtccattacccaagagtaaatTGGGAAAGCAAAATCTGATATCTGATATCAGGTTTGTCCTCATCAACgtgtgtctatttttaaaccaagttttgcgggaaaatatacaatagaccaaatcggctaaggGATGGACCATTCTTTCTTTAAGaaggggggggaggagggggggttgggcaatgaaaaaaaaaacctgcacAGCAGAAGTATAGAAAAAACTAATTCATGCACAGTGAGCCAAGGGGAAAAAAATTGAGCAAGCCTTTCTACTCGTAGGATTCTGTTGGACTGTGTAGTAATTTGTATAATGATTAACCTCTTTGTGTTTCATATCTAAATATCATTAATACATCATTTCCATCTGTCTCTTGTATTAAAACATAAATTCGAACCATTTCACCGAATCttgtataaatataaaatatattaaaaataccATTTTCCATGTCATGTATTAAACTGTAAATACACTTTTAAAATGTGCAAAGAGCATTAATGATATGTGCAAAAGTGCATAAGTGCAAAGAGTAAATCATACCGCTCCCAGTGGAATATTATGAAGTTTTGATTTTTCAGAGGTATTTTACATTTATAATAACAgaaaatgatatgtgaaatataATTGAAATTAGACAAGAAACTTTGCTCTCAATACATATCTTATCTTGTTTATGTAGAGAATGATGTATTAAACAGTTTGTCATATTTCTTCCAGATGCGTCCTAAACGGTGCTACCTTCTATAGTGGAAATCACCATAAAAGTGCTGTaaagagggggaggggagggggggtgagCAGCTGGTTCCCATATGATGGTCTATGGGAGAGGTGCCAGCTAGAAAGCGGTTTAAGACTGGGGGCACAGCTACACCACATGGCTTCATGCTGTCAAGCTGCATTTAAGTCAAGGCTTTGTTACTCTAAGAGGGTGGGAAGTAAATGAATAGTTGTTTTCTTTAGAACACATTTGCGTTTTAAATAAGGTATTCAATACTGATTTCCTGGCACTGAATAAAAAGATCCAGGAATTTTTAAAAGGCTTGAAATTCAGCTGAATAAAATTTCTCATCTGTTTTTGTAACCCAACATGTAACATTGAATAGACCAAATGCGACTTGTATCAGCCTGGAGAGAAAACAGCACTTGAGCTACACATATCATTTTCTGTTCCATTCTTGTATAGCCATACCTCATGAAATGCTCATTTTTGGAGATACTTTAATAAATATGTAGACTGAAAACCGATGGAAAAACAAATTCGTGCACAACCTTACGGTGCTAAAAAAATCTTGCACAGCCCAAAGgcgaaaaaaataaattggtccATCTcttactcaatgttgtaccctattcaaatctcccggagttaaggttctttgtgtgttgtatttgtATTATGATGaaacattcacatttaaatgatatggaaatatctggaacaaaacgttttaatcCCGAAGGGTTTTAATTGAGTACAACAtttgttcaaaacaatgttttcacgtaacgtcacggcggccatgttggtgtccctaaacaataGAACGGCGGCTATGTTTGTGTACCCAACTAACCCTCCGGGAATttagctctattatcatgcaaacgttttcttttgttttggtggagAAAAAAGGTTACTGATTACGTGAGTGAAAGTACTCTACTTTATATTTTCTCGCAAAAACGTGTTTAAATTTTTGACGCTAATGGGGACTAGGCCAATTTCAGTAAATATTACTCTTGGGTGATGAACCCTTGCTGACATTTTATTTGAAATTCACAGGGACAGAAACACGGCTACCAAAgcaactaactaactaacttttctttgtttaagttTTGATTTGTTGGAACCTATCATGTTTACATTAATACGCGGCGATAGTCCTTCTTCGAGACAAGGCTATTACGAAAAGGTGGAGAAATcagcaatttgattggcttacaCAGTCTTGAGTGATGGCGAGTTTCAAGTTAAAAGCAATAAGctaatttaattttcattgtAAGTTATTGTTAAGTCGGAAAAAATATGCCAGTGGGTCTAGGCGACAAGAGTAATTATTTATCCGCTCGTTTTCGCTTTGTAGGATATGAACAAAAACCTTGtgacaatttatttaataaacTACCTGTTCGAATTTTCTCTAATACAGGGAATAGGCAGCGTTTTGTGTCGTTTCAAGGTTTTAGAGATTATTatttactgtaatttttttttatttagatAGGGCCTCCGCTACTTTCCAATGAATCTGCTGTATATGTTCGACAGTTTCATAAATTCTCCGAATTCGGAAAATAAAACATTGCATAGCAATCGCAAAAACTCATCTAGAAGAGGACTTTTTTGATTTTATAGCTGTATTCGTTTGTAATCTTTCATTCCTTTGCTCAAGTAAATCGGAGCGGTTATTGAATAGGCTTGGGGCGAGTCACGGGAATCTGGGACGAGAGTTCCCCCCGATGACTGAAGGAAGCTTTGTTAGTTTTGCCTCTGCCAGAACGTCGTTTATATATGTTGTAGTTTTTGCTTACTCAGTGGAATGACACATATTTGTTCCTTCCTTAAAGTTGTTCATACGAGGACTATGGGCCGGGATTCAGCAACTCGTTCGAAACTCATCAACCAGCTTGCGACATCATGATTTAATACAACAATGTGGTAAGCTAAAACTGTGCAAGTCCTGTATGTTCgtaaacattttgtgaattgcTTTTCGAGATCTTGTCTCACTTATCCTTGTCGCTTGTTTAGGAGGCCTTTAATCAGCGTATTTACCAAGTGTTTAAATGGCCGGTAGCTGGTATAAAAAGTCTTCAAATCAATAAATAACCTTGGCATGTTCCAGGCACCGACTTACGGTTTTCTGACTGAACAAATGACTGGCACTTTCGTATGATATAAGAAAgtaatttctttagttttcgAAAGCTAAACGTGTTCATATTTGTATATCAATTGTCAGAGAGTATTTGGAGGAGGCAAAAATCGGCGCACAGTTTAATAGGTAAGAAAACATACACTAAACACTAAAGGACTGGTCCTTTAGAATCtgaatgtttccccgaggcgcaggcGAGGGAAACATTGgaattcgagggaaacaaaattaactgtttcccgagagaccagtcattaagtgatttgttatatagcacaaaaagaaaaacctgcaacggcaacagcaacggcggtcgttGGTCAAAATTCGcaggtaacagtgcactgttaccctcatagattttgcactgttgcccgctcagagacttttggcgggaaaaagtgttattgttaATGTCATGTGACCtagaagtaaccaatgagagcacgcgctgttgggggaaaaattcagctatataacaatactCTTTGTGGTAAGAAAGAAGTAGACGGTATTTGTTTGATAAACGATTAAAAACTGCAATTATGTACCTCTTGTAGGCTTCTGATCTTATAATAtaccgaatttttttttgtcaagctTTAGTAAATAAGGCGCCTGCATTCCCTTTCCTGCTTAATTCTCTCAGCCTAGCCCACCAACAAACTCTTTGCGTCAGCAATACAGGAACAGGTCACAGTTTATACTCAAGATGACGAAacctgggaaatttgaaaatgaaaataaccgATTCTAAAATTCATGTTTTGTGTGATAAAAACACTTATATTTTcgaaaaaatataaacaaagtTGACTGCAAACATTTCTTTCGTCTTGTTTACAGCTGATTTTTTAGAACAGGAGTGGAGAGTTTCCTTCAACGAGTGCCAGTTTTCAGGCCAATGCATCCGCGCATGGGGTTTAGTTCAAGTTTGTTGTTTAGCCTCAATCAGAGCATAAAGtgcttaaaaattaaaatattacaaaagGTAATGTCGAGGAAGCCCAAAGGAAACCACTGGGCTTATAAGAGTTAGGCTCCCTCACTTAATTAATTTACGAAGTATTAACGGAAGTATATGTGTCATATCATAGGCAGAGCTACTAAACAATGAAACATTAACATATACTAGATAATTGTATTAAGCATAGGtcaggctaaaaaaaaaaattaacttgcaGCAAATAGGgaaatgataaaatttttaTGAAAAGAGGAATGCTTTCAGTTCAAGGGAAAAAGAAGGCGATACCTGTTGCATTTTGAATTTCGAACTGAAAGACCTTGGAAACAGAGAATTTTCTTATATTAGTCCTGCAACGGGGAAAATGAGAAAACTCGATCCGACATTCTTGTGATCAATAATTGTCGTTTATCAAGCGCACGAGTTCCAAACGGACAACTCGTACCACTATCGAAACGTCATTGCTAATTGTTACTATAGTAGTTCAGCAAACAGCTTAACTGAAACTCTTACATATCTACTCACTCTCCTGTTGTTGCTTTGGAAGTGGACTGTTCGACGATCCTTTGGTAGGTAACTTGCCATAGTCTTCTTTACAATAAAGTTTATTGTCTTTTAGCGCAAATTCCTGCCCCTTTTCAAGCCGGTGACTGCACATTGTACAGACGAAACATTGGATGTGATACACATTTCCCAAGGCCCTCATTACGAATTCATTCGCTGGTATCGCTGTTTTACAACCACTGCATTTTGTTCCATACATCctacgaaaaagaaaaaaaaacagaacaattaACTTCTGTGGTTAACTTCTACgcatttttgattggctaaaaatgaTTTAACGCCTTTGTGAGTAATTCAAGCAAAACCAATGGTGAGTCTGGTCCCACCTGTTTCCCGCGCTTAGCGGCGACTGCTGCGTGTATTTCTTTGCGTTTCTGTGATTAGCCAACATTTGGTTCTGTGGCATTCAATTGAATAATAGAATAACAAAGGGCGCTCTGTCACTTCATCAAAGAGCTCAAGAGGCCTTTGATTAAACGGCTTCGAGATAAAGCCTTAATTTAAGCTAATTCTGCCGGGAACACTTCGTGGACAGTAAACACAAAAATTATATCGCTATTTATCACCGTTGGGTCCTCTTCCATTACAATACCCTCAGATGTACCATTTTTTCCGTAGCAACATGTACAACACCAGCAGCCGATGTTCGATATGATTCAATTTAACAGGTCGGGTTATCCAAAATAAATTTACGGACATTTGGTAAAAAGAACCTCTTTAATCTGCTTCCACTCTCTCAGTCTTGGCTTCGTTTTCAGGAGAAAAAATCTAGTTTCAATTAACTAGTATGACTCTTGGTAACAAGTTTTAACTGTAAGGCTTAAGTACCGTGTCCCTGTCCCTTTACTGAAGCAGGGTTTTCGATAGCTTTTGAAAGTACCGGGTTTAATAACGAAAGGCCGATTGCAAGTGCACTGGGAGCGAACCTTACAATCTTTCAACACCATTATTTTTGTTCAGAGAAAACAGTCACTTAAAACGAGCTGTGTTCAAAGTGATTGATGCTGTTCAAAATATGGGATCACAAAACTGTTAAAATGGTGCCTTTTATATTCTTTAAAAAACTCGGAGATaacctttttcttctttacagtTCAAGACCTCAATTTAGCGCCGGTTTTAAACCGGTTAATGACTTCTTTCAAGACGGTTTTATGAACTTAAACAAACATTACATCCTAATCATTCCACCAGGTTTGTCCTAAATGCTTAACCATTTAAATGAAAGCTATTCAGGCGTTCTACTGACATGGTCGAAAATTAATCAGTTATACACCCCACCAGTTAAAACCCTGTCGAAGACCACAAAACGAAACGAAAGCTGTGATTCGAGACGTAAAAT
The sequence above is a segment of the Montipora foliosa isolate CH-2021 chromosome 2, ASM3666993v2, whole genome shotgun sequence genome. Coding sequences within it:
- the LOC137993221 gene encoding LIM homeobox transcription factor 1-beta-like isoform X3, with protein sequence MASPAVIAGKASCGQNGSQRRMNVCTGCQEPIEDRFVMKVMDEPWHESCLQCCICRITLSRSCFSKDRKLYCRNDYEKMYGTKCSGCKTAIPANEFVMRALGNVYHIQCFVCTMCSHRLEKGQEFALKDNKLYCKEDYGKLPTKGSSNSPLPKQQQENVVNNNFKTEKETKIEKAENSDSDDSSVIADDESDDKKGPKRPRTILTSQQRKIFKSAFEISSKPCRKVREELSRETGLSVRVVQVWFQNQRAKIKKLARRNNPESDGAASCRVSNRQRSLKKTKDGKTSNPRDKRRIDRDSLDLPPSLSPPSQVPGSQPPPYGILPPQYQHLQNHMGPIMAPPQFQPQYQAPLNHMDSGEIPMEHGLQTIDECMMRPQQFNPGDMGGYPTATNHNVTSPNGANSTQAIDGFETLTLRSHSITFWS